A region of Burkholderiales bacterium JOSHI_001 DNA encodes the following proteins:
- a CDS encoding Fe-S protein assembly chaperone HscA (PFAM: Hsp70 protein~TIGRFAM: Fe-S protein assembly chaperone HscA) yields MALLQIAEPGRAAAPHQHRLAVGIDLGTTNSLVAAVKSGIAEVLRDEQGRALLPSVVHYGDDHVLTVGEEARAFAATDPHNTIASAKRLIGRALADVQPTSVPYLLQALSDSAVGVRTRAGVKSPVDVGAEVLRVLKARAEAALGGELVGAVITVPAYFDDAQRQATKDAAARAGLNVLRLLNEPTAAAVAYGLDSASEGTYVVYDLGGGTFDVSVLRLARGVFEVIATSGDPALGGDDFDHRLAQWFMQTTGAAWKPADLGALHAAARKAKEGLTDQAQVTMQCRCGDGSLHGAMLTRAVFDQVTADLVERTLSPVRRALRDAQVKAPDVDGVVMVGGATRMPAVRSAVTKLFGKEPCTGVDPDQAVAVGAALQAEQLAGNRAGDSGLLLLDVSPLSLGLETMGGLVEKIIPRNSPVPTARAQDFTTFKDGQTAMALHVVQGERELVSQCRSLGAFTLRGIPAMVAGAARIRVTFQIDADGLLSVSATEQSTGVHAQVEVKPSYGLASSTVAGMLKDAIGSVDADAAARGLREAELDARRLLDATEAALHEDGDKLLAATEQFQILRAMQDVADALEESAADEGQTPEDHKRLRQVLRDATEGLNQATTAFAGRRMDARVREALSGRTLDQMAA; encoded by the coding sequence ATGGCGTTGCTGCAGATTGCTGAACCGGGCCGGGCCGCAGCGCCCCACCAGCACCGGCTGGCCGTTGGCATCGACCTGGGCACCACCAATTCCCTGGTGGCGGCGGTGAAAAGCGGCATCGCCGAGGTGCTGCGCGACGAACAGGGCCGCGCCCTGCTGCCCAGCGTGGTGCACTATGGCGACGACCATGTGCTGACGGTCGGGGAAGAAGCCCGCGCCTTCGCGGCCACCGACCCGCACAACACCATCGCGTCGGCCAAGCGCCTGATCGGCCGCGCCCTGGCCGACGTGCAGCCGACCAGCGTGCCCTATCTGCTGCAGGCCTTGAGCGACAGCGCCGTGGGCGTGCGCACCCGCGCCGGTGTGAAAAGCCCGGTGGACGTGGGCGCCGAGGTGCTGCGGGTGCTGAAGGCCCGCGCCGAAGCTGCGCTGGGCGGTGAACTGGTGGGCGCGGTCATCACCGTGCCGGCCTATTTCGACGACGCCCAGCGCCAGGCCACCAAGGACGCCGCCGCACGCGCCGGCCTGAACGTGCTGCGCCTGCTGAACGAACCCACCGCGGCGGCCGTGGCCTACGGACTGGACAGCGCCAGCGAAGGCACCTATGTGGTCTACGACCTGGGCGGCGGCACCTTCGACGTGAGCGTGCTGCGCCTGGCGCGCGGGGTCTTCGAGGTCATCGCCACCAGCGGCGACCCGGCGCTGGGCGGTGACGACTTCGACCACCGCCTGGCGCAGTGGTTCATGCAGACCACCGGCGCGGCCTGGAAGCCCGCCGACCTGGGCGCCCTGCACGCCGCGGCGCGCAAGGCCAAGGAAGGCCTGACCGACCAGGCGCAGGTGACCATGCAATGCCGCTGCGGCGACGGCAGCCTGCACGGCGCCATGCTCACGCGTGCGGTGTTCGACCAGGTCACCGCCGACCTGGTGGAACGCACGCTCAGCCCCGTGCGCCGCGCGCTGCGCGACGCCCAGGTGAAGGCCCCGGACGTGGACGGTGTGGTGATGGTGGGCGGCGCCACGCGCATGCCGGCGGTGCGCTCCGCGGTGACGAAACTCTTCGGCAAGGAGCCCTGCACCGGCGTGGACCCCGACCAGGCCGTGGCCGTGGGCGCGGCGCTGCAGGCCGAACAACTGGCCGGCAACCGTGCAGGTGACAGCGGCCTGCTGCTGCTGGACGTCAGCCCCTTGAGCCTGGGGCTGGAAACCATGGGCGGGCTGGTGGAAAAGATCATCCCCCGCAACAGCCCCGTGCCCACCGCGCGGGCCCAGGACTTCACCACCTTCAAGGACGGCCAGACCGCGATGGCGCTGCACGTGGTGCAGGGCGAACGTGAACTGGTCAGCCAATGCCGCAGCTTGGGCGCCTTCACGCTGCGCGGCATCCCGGCCATGGTGGCCGGGGCGGCGCGCATCCGCGTCACCTTCCAGATCGACGCCGACGGGCTGCTGTCGGTCAGCGCCACCGAGCAGAGCACGGGTGTGCACGCCCAGGTGGAGGTCAAGCCCAGCTACGGCCTGGCCAGCAGCACCGTGGCCGGCATGCTGAAGGACGCCATCGGTTCGGTGGACGCCGACGCCGCCGCGCGCGGCCTGCGCGAGGCCGAACTGGACGCGCGCCGCCTGCTGGACGCGACCGAAGCCGCGCTGCACGAAGACGGCGACAAGCTGCTGGCGGCGACCGAGCAGTTCCAGATCCTGCGCGCCATGCAGGACGTGGCCGACGCGCTGGAAGAAAGCGCGGCCGACGAGGGCCAGACCCCTGAAGACCACAAGCGCCTGCGCCAGGTGTTGCGCGACGCCACCGAAGGCCTGAACCAGGCCACCACCGCCTTCGCTGGCCGGCGCATGGACGCTCGCGTGCGCGAAGCGCTTTCTGGCCGCACTCTCGACCAGATGGCGGCCTGA
- a CDS encoding iron-sulfur cluster assembly protein IscA (PFAM: Iron-sulphur cluster biosynthesis~TIGRFAM: iron-sulfur cluster assembly protein IscA; Iron-sulfur cluster assembly accessory protein): MSLSVTPKAAAQIRKALTQRGSGLGLRLAVKTSGCSGYAYALEFVDAATPEDLSFDTEGVQLLVDAQSLPLIDGTQLDWVREGLNEGFKFNNPNATAACGCGESFAV; encoded by the coding sequence ATGAGCCTGTCCGTCACCCCCAAGGCCGCCGCGCAGATCCGCAAGGCGCTCACCCAGCGCGGCAGCGGGCTGGGCCTGCGCCTGGCCGTGAAGACCAGCGGTTGTTCGGGCTACGCCTACGCGCTGGAATTCGTTGATGCGGCCACGCCCGAAGACCTGAGCTTCGACACCGAAGGCGTGCAGCTGCTGGTGGACGCGCAAAGCCTGCCGCTGATCGACGGCACCCAGCTGGACTGGGTGCGCGAAGGCCTGAACGAAGGCTTCAAGTTCAACAACCCGAACGCCACCGCGGCGTGTGGCTGTGGCGAGAGTTTTGCCGTCTAG
- a CDS encoding cysteine desulfurase IscS (PFAM: Aminotransferase class-V~TIGRFAM: cysteine desulfurase NifS; cysteine desulfurase IscS) — protein sequence MDSRSPKPIYLDYAATTPVDPRVVQAMLPYLYEQFGNPASRSHAYGWAAEEAVEIAREHVAALIGADPREIVWTSGATESNNLGLKGAAQFHAGKGKHIITVKTEHKAVLDTVRELERQGFTATYLDVDADGLISVDTVAAALRPDTVLVSVMAVNNEIGVIQDIAGIGALCRSKGVLFHVDAAQATGKMPINLAQLPVDLMSLSAHKTYGPKGIGALYVCRKPRVRIEAQIHGGGHERGMRSGTLATHQIVGMGEAFRLAKEQMASDNERIRSLRDRLLAALKDVPEVRVNGHIEQRVPHNLNLSFTFVEGESLLMGIKGVAVSSGSACTSASLEPSYVLRALGLNDEVAHSSIRFSVGRFTTEADIDAAATQVKTTVERLRRLSPLWDMHLAGVDLSTVQWAEH from the coding sequence ATGGACAGCCGTTCGCCCAAGCCGATCTACCTGGACTACGCCGCCACCACCCCGGTGGACCCCCGTGTGGTGCAGGCCATGCTGCCCTACCTGTACGAACAGTTCGGCAACCCCGCGTCCCGCAGCCATGCCTACGGCTGGGCCGCCGAAGAGGCGGTGGAAATTGCCCGCGAGCACGTGGCCGCCCTCATCGGTGCCGACCCGCGTGAAATCGTCTGGACCAGCGGCGCCACCGAGAGCAACAACTTGGGCCTAAAGGGCGCGGCGCAATTCCACGCCGGCAAGGGCAAGCACATCATCACGGTGAAGACCGAGCACAAGGCCGTGCTGGACACCGTGCGCGAACTGGAACGCCAGGGCTTCACCGCCACCTACCTGGACGTGGACGCCGACGGCCTGATCAGCGTGGACACGGTGGCCGCCGCGCTGCGCCCCGACACCGTGCTGGTGTCGGTGATGGCGGTGAACAACGAGATCGGTGTCATCCAGGACATCGCCGGCATCGGCGCGCTGTGCCGCAGCAAGGGCGTGCTCTTCCACGTGGACGCGGCCCAGGCCACCGGCAAGATGCCCATCAATCTGGCGCAATTGCCGGTGGACCTGATGAGCCTGTCGGCCCACAAGACCTATGGCCCCAAGGGCATTGGCGCGCTGTATGTCTGCCGCAAGCCCCGGGTGCGCATCGAAGCGCAGATCCACGGTGGAGGCCACGAGCGCGGCATGCGCAGCGGCACCCTGGCCACGCACCAGATCGTGGGCATGGGCGAAGCCTTCCGCCTGGCCAAGGAACAGATGGCCAGCGACAACGAACGCATCCGTTCCTTGCGTGACCGCCTGCTGGCGGCGCTGAAGGACGTGCCCGAAGTGCGCGTGAACGGCCACATCGAGCAACGCGTGCCGCACAACCTGAACCTGAGCTTCACCTTCGTGGAAGGTGAAAGCCTGCTGATGGGCATCAAGGGCGTGGCGGTGTCCTCGGGTTCGGCCTGCACCTCGGCCAGCCTGGAGCCCAGCTACGTGCTGCGCGCGCTCGGCCTGAACGACGAGGTGGCGCACAGCTCCATCCGCTTCTCGGTGGGCCGCTTCACCACCGAAGCCGACATCGACGCTGCGGCGACGCAGGTGAAGACCACGGTCGAGCGCCTTCGGCGTTTAAGCCCGCTGTGGGACATGCACCTGGCTGGCGTGGACCTGTCCACCGTCCAGTGGGCCGAGCACTGA
- a CDS encoding FeS cluster assembly scaffold IscU (PFAM: NifU-like N terminal domain~TIGRFAM: FeS cluster assembly scaffold IscU), with the protein MAYSDKVIDHYENPRNVGSLEAEDGSVGTGMVGAPACGDVMKLQIKVNPATGVIEDARFKTYGCGSAIASSSLVTEWVKGKTLDQALTIKNTAIAEELALPPVKIHCSILAEDAIKAAVADYRNRQAGPGGAIEKSACAPATGVSEHPVSA; encoded by the coding sequence ATGGCGTACAGCGACAAGGTCATCGACCACTACGAAAACCCCCGCAACGTGGGCAGCCTGGAAGCCGAAGACGGCAGCGTGGGCACCGGCATGGTGGGGGCGCCTGCCTGCGGCGACGTGATGAAGCTGCAGATCAAGGTGAACCCGGCCACCGGCGTGATCGAGGACGCGCGCTTCAAGACCTATGGTTGCGGCTCGGCCATCGCGTCCAGTTCGCTGGTGACCGAATGGGTGAAGGGCAAGACCCTGGACCAGGCGCTGACGATCAAGAACACCGCCATCGCCGAAGAACTGGCGCTGCCGCCGGTGAAGATCCACTGCTCCATCCTGGCCGAAGACGCCATCAAGGCCGCGGTGGCCGACTACCGCAACCGCCAGGCCGGCCCCGGCGGCGCCATCGAGAAATCCGCCTGCGCGCCGGCCACCGGCGTGTCCGAACACCCCGTGTCGGCCTGA
- a CDS encoding Iron-sulfur cluster assembly accessory protein (PFAM: Iron-sulphur cluster biosynthesis~TIGRFAM: Iron-sulfur cluster assembly accessory protein): MSACQSQGSSCATAPTLGADLPPAFALPEGAAPITMSDGVIAKVSEMLAEENDPNLRLRIYVTGGGCSGFQYGFAFDDENKPDDMLVTRGPVTLVVDAMSLQYLMGAQIDYEDKLEGARFVIKNPNAASTCGCGSSFSV, from the coding sequence ATGTCCGCCTGCCAATCCCAAGGCTCCTCCTGCGCCACCGCCCCCACGCTGGGCGCTGACCTGCCGCCGGCCTTCGCGCTGCCCGAAGGCGCCGCGCCCATCACCATGAGCGACGGCGTCATCGCCAAGGTGAGCGAGATGCTGGCCGAGGAAAACGACCCCAACCTGCGCCTGCGCATCTACGTCACCGGTGGCGGCTGCTCGGGCTTCCAGTACGGCTTCGCCTTCGACGACGAGAACAAGCCCGACGACATGCTGGTGACACGCGGCCCGGTCACCCTGGTGGTGGACGCGATGAGCCTGCAGTACCTGATGGGCGCACAGATCGACTACGAAGACAAGCTCGAAGGTGCGCGCTTCGTCATCAAGAACCCGAACGCGGCCAGCACCTGCGGCTGCGGCAGTTCCTTCAGCGTCTGA